In the Glycine max cultivar Williams 82 chromosome 6, Glycine_max_v4.0, whole genome shotgun sequence genome, aaattttatttctaaatgtatttaaaagtacaaataattgatattgtcattaaatttgtaagattttttatgattaaattataatatttaagaatCAGTTTcataataaactatttttttaaagaccAATTAAATATGAAGTTACAAAGTTTAGACAGATAAATTTGTCATTCATTAGTTaacttattgtattttttatatttaataactgaattttaattttctatctttcaaaaatcatatattatcGTGTGATattttcagaaataaaaaataaatatttatccaaataaattGATGGAAATGGATATCTTGAACTAATGAGTAATGAAGCACAATGATTATGTTTTCTGAGATTGATGTCCATCTCTGATGATGCCTCACTCTTCTTTGCCCGTATATTTTCACCTTTTCCCCGCCTCTGCGGTGATTTTCCACTTCTCATAAGAAAAACTTTCATTTCCCATTATACCCCTGTCCGCGTGGTGGGTGCAACACAGTGACGCACCAACGTACTCGACCAGTACGAGTGTTTGGTTCGCAGCACGTGCCGAGCGCGTGGTCAATGCTCTCCCCGGGTGTTGCCAGCTGGCACCTGCGTCGACTCACTCGCCTCGACAACCTTATCCAATTTCCTATAAAGTTCCCCTAACCTCACCCACCCTCACACCCTCGCTCCCTCACCGTCACCCTCATTGGCCACCTTTCACCACCACAATTCGCTCACAATTACGATTCTACCCTCGCGCATGCGAAAGACCTCCTATTGGTACTTGACGCGAACGCGCTACCACCCCGGCGGCACCGTACGGCATTGTAGATAAGAGGCCACGATTAACTtgtgctaaaaaaaaataattaaaagagagagagacaaataataataattttttttttaaaaaaaagaaaaattggaaatattatttgattattttgcaTCCACCTCAATTCGTATGAATGtgttagtaattaattaaattaataatcggtttgagaaatattatattaattctgTGAATCTGCGTTTCTATATTTCGTTTCACTATAACGCTTTCCCAATTCGtaattcattttgtgtgttgaaagaaaagaagagaaagaaagacgaagaagaagaagaagaagaagggtagAGAAAGTGAAAAAGAGTTTGAGGGAGATCTTGTAAATAAGGAAACCctagtttttccttttttgggtTATTTTTCCTTGATTTTCCCATTAATTTTTCAGCTCCAACCTGCTACTGTTACCAATAAGGAATCTCTTGTCATTGCTTCAATCGAACAAGGTCGGTTTTCAATTTCACGTTTTCTCAGTTTTCCTCAGCTGTgccctttttctgttttttgggGGAATAAAAAAAGgtgtcttttttgttttttcttgtttgtttttcaattgGGTTTTCATTTTCATCGATCCTTTTGTGACGGGAAATCGCTAACGTTTTGTTGGAAAAATGGggggttttttaattttttttttttgaaacccaTGTAAAGGGTGTTGTTTGTTCCTATGCTCAATGTGATGTAACCTATGTTGGGGGGTCAAGAATTTGGGGCTTTTTGCATAGAATCTAAGATTGGAATGTGTGTTGCCGAATTACCATGTGTATGATGTGACTGCATTTTGGTATAGTAGTAACTATTTGGCACCAGGAAAAGTATGTATGTGCCGTTACACAGTTTGTTTGGTTTCACTTAATGAATCCAGTTCTCACGTGTTGATGTTTCaaaatgtgtgtgtgtttgaggTTTTGAGTTAGGTTGTTTTGTCTCCTCAATGATTGATGAGCTTGTGTTTGCTGTTCCTTTTGTTGATTTTGCAGAGTGAACGAGTTTTGTGGGATTGTGTATTGTTAGAAAGCCGCAAAGATGATGTCCAGGTCGTATACGAATCTTTTAGATTTGGCCTCCGGGAATTTCCCGGCAATGGGGGGGAGGGAGACTAGGGAGCGGAGGCGGCTGCCGAGGGTTATGAGTGTCCCGGGGTTTATCACTGAGGTAGATGATGATCAGGCAGTTAGTGTTTCCTCTGATAATCCGTCGACTGTTACTACAGATAGAATGATCATTGTGGCTAACCAGCTACCGTTGAAGGCAAAGCGAAAAGAGGACAACAAAGGGTGGAGTTTCAGTTGGAATGAGGACTCGTTGCTTTTACAGCTCAAGGATGGACTTCCGGATGACATGGAGGTTCTTTATGTTGGTTCGCTACGTGTTGACATTGATCCAGCTGAACAGGATGACGTATCACagtatttattggataaattCAAATGTGTGCCAACTTTTCTACCCGCTGATGTCTTGGCAAAATTTTATGATGGCTTCTGTAAACGGCAGTTATGGCCACTTTTTCATTACATGCTACCATTTTCAACAGATAAAAGCCACCGATTTGATCGCTCTTTATGGGAAGCTTACGTGCTGGCAAACAAGCTATTTTTTCAGAAGGTAGTTGAAATAATAAACCCAGAGGATGATTACATTTGGATTCATGATTATCATTTGATGGTGCTACCAACTTTTATAAGAAGGCGTTTTAACAGGGTTAAAATGGGATTTTTCCTGCATAGCCCCTTTCCATCGTCAGAGATATATAGGACTCTTCCAGTCAGGGAAGAGATACTGAAAGCTTTACTAAACTCTGATATCATCGGATTCCATACCTTTGACTATGCTCGTCATTTCCTTTCCTGTTGCAGTCGTATGTTGGGTCTGGAGTATCAGTCAAAGAGGGGCTATCTAGGATTGGAGTACTATGGAAGGACAATCAGTATTAAGATTATGCCTGTTGGGATTCACATGGGTCGGATTGAGTCAGTCATGAGAATGGCAGATGAGGAATGCAAGGTAAAGGAGCTCAAACAACAATTCGAAGGAAAAACCATCTTGCTTGGTATTGATGATATGGACATTTTCAAAGGCATAAATTTGAAGATTTTGGCTATGGAGCAGATGCTCAGACAACATCCCAAATGGCAAGGAAGAGCTATTCTGGTCCAGATAGTTAATCCTGCTAGAGGTAAAGGGATACATCTGGAGGAGATACATGCTGAAATACAAGAAAGCTGCAACAGGATCAACAGAGTGTTTGGGAGACCTGGTTACGAACCTATTGTTTTTATTGATAGAGCAGTTCCTATTGCTGAAAAAGTTGCCTATCACAGCATGGCTGAGTGTGTTATTGTCACAGCTGTAAGGGATGGAATGAACCTAACTCCTTATGAATATATTGCATGTAGACAGGGAATATCTGGTTCTGAATCATGTTCCAATGTCAGTGACCCAAAGAAGAGTATGCTAGTAATATCAGAATTTATTGGGTGTTCTCCATCACTAAGTGGGGCAATCCGTGTTAATCCATGGAATGTTGAAGCAACTTCAGAGGCAATGAATGAGGCCATCTCAATGAGTGATGGAGAGAAACAGTTGCGGCATGAGAAGCATTACCGGTATGTCAGCACTCATGATGTGGCTTATTGGTCACGTAGTTTCTTGCAAGACATGGAGCGGGCTTGCACTGACCTTCTAAGGAAAAGATGTTGGGGAATAGGTCTTAGCTTTGGATTTAGAGTTGTGGCACTTGACCCTAATTTTAAAAAGCTCTCAATTGATGCAATGGTTTCAGCTTACAAGAGGGCAAAGAATAGGGCCATTTTGTTGGACTATGATGGTACTGTGATGCCACAAAACTCCATTAATAAGAGTCCAAGCAAGGAGGTCTTGTCTATTTTAGAATCACTTAGTGCAGACCCcaaaaatgttgttttcattGTTAGTGGACGGGGGAGGAATAGCTTAAGTGACTGGTTTGATTCCTGTGAAAAACTTGGAATTGCtgcagaacatgggtacttcttgaggtctgatttctgtctctctctctgacatatcttttttctttttttttctgttttgcttaATATCAGATGATCAAATATTACTTATTGTATGTGTCAATATGAAACATATTTTAGGCACATTCATACAATGATAGAATGAATGCTAGAGTTGGgaagttcattatttttttttgtctgaatAAATCAGATTACAGTAATTTCCTTTTATTCTCAGTTTGGCCAAGGTCCATTTGGTGGAGAACAAAGTGATTTTAAAGTCTAATTTGATAGTATCCAATATAATGTAATAATTTGAAACGTTTGTCTCTGGTTTTGCAAGTGCTGTTAGCAAGTCATACTACTGTGTATTTTAATTCATTGTTGAGACCCCTGACGTTGCCTTCTTACAGTATCGCCAGGAAGAAATTCCTGTTGAATGGTATTTTATTTCTGAAAATGTTTTTCACTTCCTCCTGTATTCAGATGGTCTCACGGTGGAGAATGGGAAAACTGTGGTAAGAGCTCCGACTTTGGATGGATGCAGATTGCTGAACCTGTAATGAAACAATATACAGAGGCGACTGATGGCTCCTcaattgaaagaaaagaaagtgctTTGGTCTGGCAATACCGTGATGCAGACCTTGGTTTTGGATCTGCTCAGGCTAAGGAAATGTTAGATCATCTAGAAAGTGTTCTGGCCAATGAGCCTGTTGCTGTGAAGAGTGGCCAGTTTATTGTTGAAGTAAAACCCCAGGTATATATAATTTCTCTATTTGATTTATCTTAGAAGAAAATGGGCCTtttcattttactattttatggGAATCTCCATTCAAAAAAGCTTTCCTGAGTTTGGATTTCTAAGTTATATCATACTCTAAAAAAGAGCATATGTACCGAGctttagttttatatatttttcattatgtGATGCATTCTATTTGTTCATTCTGCTTTCATATTTTTCTGGTGGCAAATATAAAGCTATAGATATCATTCAGTAAACCATGACAACCTATTCTATATTGATTTGGCTTCTGAAGTAGGAATCAaccttttataataaaatatggttTGTGTGAGCTGCCGAGAGCTCATTAATGCTTCTGCAATTTTATCATTGTAATGTATCTCTGccattaatttgttaaaaaaaaaagtggtatAGGTAGGGTGGaactttttgttacaaaataaaaataagaaaaagatatgGAGGAACTTAAAAGAATATTGTGTTCTTTTAATGCTATTTGGTTATATACTAAAAGCATATTGACCAAAGAACCTGGACCAATTTCATCCTAGTCTCAGATATTCTCTTTCATACTTCTGTTGTTCTAGTTTGACAAAGCCTCCTGCTCTTTTGGATACATTTGATGCTTTCAAAAAGGTTCTCAGTGGTTAAAGTTTTCAACTCGAATATCAAATTCGTACCGCGAGCATAGCAGCTGGTGGTTGTCATTTGACCTTGGcatgatttttataattgatttgatATGCTAAAATAATTATGCCACCCTCAGGGCAAAAGGACTGATTCACACATCTGATTCCATTTGCCTGTCTGTGTTTGCAGGATGTGAGCAAAGGCTTGGTCGCCGAGAAGATATTTTCGTCAATGCACAGGAAGGGCAAACAGGCCGACTTTGTGCTGTGTGTTGGCGATGACAGATCAGATGAGGACATGTTTGAGATAGTTAGTAGTGCCATCTCAAGGAATATTCTTGCCTCCAATGCTTCTGTGTTTGCTTGCACTGTTGGACAAAAACCAAGCAAAGCAAAGTATTATCTGGATGATACAACTGAGGTAACAAGCATGTTGGAATCTTTGGCTGAAGAATCAGATGCTTCACCCTGCATAGAAGAAACTGGGGATTCCTCTTGGAGGCCAGTGTGAGTTGAGGTTGAGGTTTATCTGATTTTaggtgatgattttttttttcttctttttaattggGATGTAATATTCGTGGTGATATTTGGGGCGTTTGCAGAGTATgttttcataatatatttttttttccttttttggtttttcttctattatatattacatatatttttgggAGAATCCCGTCATTATTTTCTGTTGCTGTCATTGATAGTTTCTATTATTTTAGTTGTGGTTGTGGTGTAGCAGATAACAACGAtgttagttttgattttttatatcctataacaaaggaagaaaagagggaAAGCTCTTCTTGTTTGGCACCAACAACCTTTCCAAAAGCTTACTTATATTATTGATAAGATATGGTAAAATTAGATTttcaattttggaaaaaaataattttatttagagaATGTTTTTAAAAGTAGACCATAATAAGAAgccaacaatttttttgtttttcaaaagtatattcttttgaaaatattcCCGTATGAGGCAAGTTGAGCATTAAATGTGTCACTTTTTTAGCATTAAATGTGGTCTCATTATTAGTAGGGATTTGAATCTTAATTTTTCTTGTATGACTGGTCCCTTTTTGTTTGAACTAATCTTCGTTGGTAGGAGAAGCATACAATATGACACTTAGTGTAGCTCTAGTATGTTTGGTTAAGCTATGTTGATGTTGTATCAAATTGATTTCGCACTTTGCATATTAGGTTATTGGGTATAATGTGAATTAAACATAATAGTTTCATTTAGCGAGTTataacttaaatattattttatgaaaaaatttgcAAAAGGATTTAGTATGTAACCTGATATTGTTGAAGAGGCCGAGAAAAGTAATTACAAATTGTGGCGTAATTTATGTACTATTGGCCAAAGTATTACAAATTTTCAATTCCTTGGAATTTAGATATACAAAGATTCTTCCAGAGAATTTTGAACAGCCAAAATGTTGCTGGCAGCAACGTATTATTGCCAAGAGAAAAAGGAATATGTACTCagtgtaaaaaatttatacagaCATCCtgattataatttatcatggaagataagtttattaacttttaaaataatttttaagtaatttaaacagtaatttgtgattaaatcacaatataaaattattttatacttattaaACTTTATTGCTAAACCCAAACAATAACAATTCATTGAAATATATCCAAAGGAAGACGAAGGATTAGGgtgtatatatgtttttaatggATCTAGTTGTTCTAAGTTGGATAAGGTAAACtaaataatcttaatttttattgaaaaaattttaTAGTTGATATTacatgtgaaaaaaatatagatactttaaattattttttatcaataaataaaattacttatttcttttttcttacttgaagtcaattttttttacagtacTTGAAGTGAAATCTACGCAACAATGTTACATCAATTTAAATGAAAAGGAACTTAAATTCTATATGCATGTTTAGTTTCAAGTTTTGAGaataaaaagagaataattgaaaagaaatatcatattaaaagaAGTCAATTAAATTCTTAGTAgaagttactaaaaaaaaaaagtgacagaTTAATAAAATGTTTCATTAATGAAATATCGTATCATCACATAAAAGTAGGTTagataataaatcaaaataaattattttgcatgtatgaaaaacatatttaaataaaaaatctattagTAACTAAAATTCAAGAATGTAATAAACATTTACTTTGCTGGCCACTTTACGATTAGGGACTCCTCTCATCATGTGGGTCCAATGTTGGAGGTTCTATAAGAATCATCACGTTTTCTTCATGCGGTGCCTTCTAATTCAGACTTCCAAAAAATGGTCCATTCACATCTGTGGCATGCACGTTGATGTTTCATGTAGCAGCAAAAAAGGCCAATTAGTTGatcaaacaataataataaataaaggtttTTCACAATCACACCCTTTGGTGGTGTCTCTATCttggaagaaaaagagaaaaatactaaaagaagaaagaaaatcgtGACATGTAAtgagataaaaaagaataaaacagCAAAGGGGTGCATTAGGttgcatttaaattttgtccATAAAAACATGCTATTAAGTGATTATAAGGTGGAGCTCAACCAAATgccatctttctcttttttaattaatttgtgatTTCGAAGGGCATGcgtgaagaagaagatgaaggagTGGAAAGTGACATTGAACATGGAGAAGAAAGAGTAGATTGTGGTTGAATGAAGTGgtccttttttctcttttcatcccTCTCCTTAATTTCAAGAATTTGTCTGGTTGCAATTGTTGTTCTTTCACCTGTTACAATCTGAGTCAGAAGTTACGTACTGGAATGAACTTccaaattgtttttttcttgttctttttatatCCCTTCTTTTTATGTTCTGCTGATGGAAGCAACAATATTTGTCTCAGTTGATTCTATGATGTATATATCTTGCCATGTCTCACAAAACAAACTCctgctattttattttatatcaaatttttcctttaagtcaatttcattatttttcttttgggtatttgatacaattatatattcagaacttaaattcaaaacttttggttaagttagaACAATGACTTTGAGTTAATTGATTTACACGCGTGATGATATATGTGGGTTAAGAGTGATAATAGGATACATAATAGCTGCAGTCTTTTTTTAAATGCCAAACTTGCATGTTGTTTGTGCACAATCCACTGCATTAGCAAGGTACACGTTTacatccttattttttttagtaaaaagaaATGTAATAGATAGTTACAGTTCAATAAAAAgattaagtaaaataatttaaataacacataaaattattaaataatgcaATAGTACTAAGATTTATCTTGATATAGATCAATCACTCAAACAATAAAGTTTGGTACAATTGTCAAGtagttgaattttttaaacatgATTATTAATATGTAATTCTTCACCGAATGATCGTTAAAACTTTTAAGCATGAACATCACTGGTTGATTGTTGATTAtaagtatagaaaaaaaattgttggaatGATGATAGGAATCTAATAAAGTTCTATAAATATTAAGATCATTTTGTAATGGATGAAAGATTTATTGGCTACGGTAAGagtaaaaagaagtaaaaatatttttgaaagctTAATCATGGCGGTACAAACACAAGCTAAAGAAAGTTTGACTAAATTAGAGTTCAATCCAAAAACTCTCTCATATCTACATGCAATttgaagataattatattaaacttaaaaaataatttaaaaggttTTGCTTTTCCCACCTCAAGTTTTGCTCCTTCCATCCCacactttgttttgattttctaatttttataaatatccttcacaaaaacacaattttattgatcaaaatacacaacaaaaatgtGTTTATGTTATGTTAGGAAGTGCAAACAAATACACAAGGAAATGTGATTTTGTTCCTTGAAATTGCAATTTAGTTGTGT is a window encoding:
- the LOC100800847 gene encoding probable alpha,alpha-trehalose-phosphate synthase [UDP-forming] 7; this translates as MMSRSYTNLLDLASGNFPAMGGRETRERRRLPRVMSVPGFITEVDDDQAVSVSSDNPSTVTTDRMIIVANQLPLKAKRKEDNKGWSFSWNEDSLLLQLKDGLPDDMEVLYVGSLRVDIDPAEQDDVSQYLLDKFKCVPTFLPADVLAKFYDGFCKRQLWPLFHYMLPFSTDKSHRFDRSLWEAYVLANKLFFQKVVEIINPEDDYIWIHDYHLMVLPTFIRRRFNRVKMGFFLHSPFPSSEIYRTLPVREEILKALLNSDIIGFHTFDYARHFLSCCSRMLGLEYQSKRGYLGLEYYGRTISIKIMPVGIHMGRIESVMRMADEECKVKELKQQFEGKTILLGIDDMDIFKGINLKILAMEQMLRQHPKWQGRAILVQIVNPARGKGIHLEEIHAEIQESCNRINRVFGRPGYEPIVFIDRAVPIAEKVAYHSMAECVIVTAVRDGMNLTPYEYIACRQGISGSESCSNVSDPKKSMLVISEFIGCSPSLSGAIRVNPWNVEATSEAMNEAISMSDGEKQLRHEKHYRYVSTHDVAYWSRSFLQDMERACTDLLRKRCWGIGLSFGFRVVALDPNFKKLSIDAMVSAYKRAKNRAILLDYDGTVMPQNSINKSPSKEVLSILESLSADPKNVVFIVSGRGRNSLSDWFDSCEKLGIAAEHGYFLRWSHGGEWENCGKSSDFGWMQIAEPVMKQYTEATDGSSIERKESALVWQYRDADLGFGSAQAKEMLDHLESVLANEPVAVKSGQFIVEVKPQDVSKGLVAEKIFSSMHRKGKQADFVLCVGDDRSDEDMFEIVSSAISRNILASNASVFACTVGQKPSKAKYYLDDTTEVTSMLESLAEESDASPCIEETGDSSWRPV